A part of Paraburkholderia largidicola genomic DNA contains:
- a CDS encoding TauD/TfdA dioxygenase family protein, protein MRVEPLTYTIGAELTGVHLADAIHDDGLFAEIRAALLKHRVVFLRDQDITRTEHVAFARRFGELEDHPVAGSDPDHPGLVRIYKNPDQPNDRYENAWHADATWREAPQFGAVLRCVECPPVGGDTMWANMVLAYENLPEHIKTQIADLRARHSIEASFGAVMPVEKRHALKAQFPDAEHPVVRTHPETDEKVLFVNAFTTHFTNYHTPARVRFGQDANPGAGDLLRYLVSQAYVPEYQVRWRWKPNSIAIWDNRSTQHYAVMDYPPCHRKMERAGIIGDKPY, encoded by the coding sequence ATGCGAGTCGAACCCTTGACGTATACGATCGGCGCCGAACTGACAGGCGTGCATCTGGCCGATGCGATCCACGATGACGGCCTGTTCGCGGAAATCCGCGCGGCGCTGCTGAAACACCGGGTGGTCTTCCTGCGCGACCAGGACATCACGCGCACCGAGCATGTGGCGTTCGCGCGCCGCTTCGGCGAACTGGAAGATCATCCCGTCGCCGGCAGCGATCCGGATCATCCGGGCCTCGTGCGCATCTACAAGAATCCGGACCAGCCCAACGATCGCTACGAGAACGCGTGGCACGCCGACGCCACCTGGCGGGAAGCGCCGCAGTTCGGCGCGGTGCTGCGCTGCGTGGAGTGCCCGCCCGTGGGCGGCGACACAATGTGGGCGAACATGGTCCTCGCCTACGAGAACCTGCCGGAGCACATCAAGACGCAGATCGCGGACTTGCGTGCCCGCCACAGCATCGAGGCGAGTTTCGGCGCCGTCATGCCCGTCGAGAAACGCCACGCGTTGAAGGCGCAATTCCCGGATGCGGAGCATCCGGTGGTGCGCACGCATCCTGAAACAGACGAGAAGGTGTTGTTCGTGAACGCCTTCACCACGCATTTCACCAACTATCACACGCCGGCACGGGTGCGCTTCGGCCAGGACGCGAATCCGGGCGCGGGCGACCTGCTGCGCTATCTGGTCAGCCAGGCTTATGTACCCGAGTACCAGGTGCGCTGGCGCTGGAAGCCGAACAGCATCGCGATATGGGACAACCGCAGCACGCAACACTACGCGGTGATGGACTACCCGCCGTGCCATCGCAAGATGGAGCGCGCCGGGATCATCGGCGACAAGCCGTATTGA
- a CDS encoding quinone oxidoreductase family protein — translation MAKAVRFHETGGPEVLRYEDVEVGDPGPGQVRLRHEAVGLNFADTYFRSGLYPVPLPAGMGVEAAGVVESIGPDVTNVAVGDRVTYTGFVNTLGAYSTERLVPAAPLIKLPDAISSETAAGMTMRGLTASYLMRRIHDFKAGDVILLHAAAGGVGLIVSQWAKLLGLTVIGTVSTEAKGEIARAHGCDHIVYYGREDVAKRVRELTGGVGVNVVFDSVGKDTFEASLDSLKRRGLMVCVGTASGPIPPFNPQMLAVKGSLYMTRPALADYIADPAEKNELAGEIFGHIAAGRIKIELNQRYALEDAAQAHRDLESRKTTGSSVFVI, via the coding sequence ATGGCAAAGGCAGTGCGCTTCCATGAAACGGGCGGTCCCGAAGTCTTGCGCTACGAGGACGTTGAAGTGGGCGATCCCGGCCCCGGGCAGGTCCGTCTGCGTCACGAGGCAGTGGGGCTGAATTTTGCCGACACCTACTTCCGCAGTGGCCTTTATCCCGTCCCACTGCCTGCCGGGATGGGCGTCGAGGCGGCGGGCGTGGTCGAATCGATTGGTCCGGATGTGACGAACGTCGCGGTGGGCGATCGCGTGACCTACACGGGCTTCGTCAATACGCTCGGCGCCTATAGCACCGAACGTCTGGTGCCTGCGGCTCCCCTCATCAAGCTGCCCGATGCGATCTCCAGCGAAACGGCTGCTGGCATGACCATGCGCGGCCTGACGGCGTCGTATCTGATGCGACGTATCCACGACTTCAAGGCGGGCGACGTCATCCTGCTGCACGCGGCTGCGGGCGGCGTCGGGCTGATCGTGTCGCAATGGGCGAAGCTGCTGGGCCTGACCGTGATCGGCACGGTATCGACAGAAGCCAAGGGCGAGATTGCCCGCGCGCATGGCTGCGATCACATCGTCTACTACGGCCGCGAGGACGTCGCGAAGCGCGTGCGCGAACTGACGGGCGGCGTGGGCGTGAACGTGGTATTCGACAGCGTCGGCAAGGACACCTTCGAGGCGTCACTCGATTCGCTCAAGCGTCGCGGTCTGATGGTCTGCGTCGGCACGGCGTCGGGTCCGATCCCGCCGTTCAATCCGCAGATGCTGGCAGTGAAAGGCTCGCTGTATATGACGCGCCCGGCGCTGGCCGACTATATCGCCGACCCTGCCGAAAAGAACGAACTTGCCGGCGAAATCTTCGGGCATATCGCGGCGGGCCGCATCAAGATCGAACTCAACCAGCGCTACGCGCTCGAGGATGCGGCGCAAGCGCACCGCGACCTCGAATCGCGCAAGACGACTGGCTCGTCGGTCTTCGTCATCTGA
- a CDS encoding MFS transporter → MLMQHAEPTAGNVPATQADVRGYAWIVFALTVGLLLSDYMSRQVLNAVFPLLKATWSLSDTRLGSLSSVVALMVGVLTFPLSVLADRWGRVKSIVLMAAMWSLATLGCAISTNYGEMLLARAFVGIGEAAYGSVGIAVVLSIFPARLRSTLTGAFMAGGAFGSVLGMALGGAVAAQMGWRMAFGAMAALGIVLVIVYMLVVTEKRLAQLQPASLKQKSEGLGVRMSLRALMKGLFSTKSVVCAYVGSGIHLLVPAAVWAWMPSFLNRYYGMPTGKAATSAAVFVLVTGLGMVVCGSLADRLSKNGREQKWSAAIGFCLACFTLLAIGFRMPAGPFQLIVIGVGMFFCAGASGPSGAMVANLTPPSIHASAFATLTLANNLLGLAPAAVLTGIIADRLGLLGALQIVPFAPLIAAIAFFIGKRNYASDLERLDTLREEAAR, encoded by the coding sequence ATGCTCATGCAGCATGCCGAACCCACGGCGGGCAATGTACCCGCCACACAAGCAGACGTGCGCGGCTATGCGTGGATCGTCTTTGCGCTGACGGTCGGGCTGCTGCTCTCCGACTACATGTCGCGGCAGGTGTTGAATGCCGTGTTTCCGCTGCTCAAAGCCACATGGAGCCTGTCCGATACCCGGCTGGGTTCGCTGAGCAGTGTGGTCGCGCTGATGGTCGGCGTGCTCACCTTTCCGCTGTCGGTGCTCGCCGACCGCTGGGGGCGCGTGAAGAGCATCGTCCTGATGGCGGCGATGTGGAGTCTCGCGACGCTGGGCTGCGCGATTTCGACGAACTACGGCGAAATGCTGCTCGCCCGGGCCTTCGTCGGAATCGGCGAGGCGGCGTACGGGAGTGTCGGGATCGCCGTGGTCCTGAGCATTTTCCCCGCGCGGCTGCGCTCCACGCTGACGGGCGCATTCATGGCGGGCGGGGCGTTCGGCTCGGTGCTGGGCATGGCGCTGGGCGGCGCGGTCGCGGCCCAGATGGGCTGGCGCATGGCGTTCGGCGCGATGGCGGCGCTGGGGATCGTATTGGTGATCGTCTACATGCTGGTCGTGACCGAAAAGCGTCTCGCGCAGTTGCAGCCGGCAAGCCTGAAACAGAAGTCGGAAGGGCTCGGTGTGCGGATGAGTCTGCGCGCACTGATGAAGGGGCTGTTCTCGACGAAGTCGGTGGTGTGCGCCTATGTCGGCAGCGGTATCCATCTGCTGGTTCCCGCCGCTGTCTGGGCATGGATGCCGAGCTTCCTGAATCGCTACTACGGCATGCCTACCGGCAAGGCTGCGACGAGCGCGGCGGTGTTCGTGCTGGTGACGGGTCTTGGCATGGTGGTGTGCGGCAGTCTCGCCGACCGGCTCAGCAAGAACGGGCGGGAACAGAAGTGGAGCGCGGCGATCGGCTTCTGCCTCGCATGCTTCACGTTGCTCGCGATCGGTTTTCGCATGCCTGCGGGGCCGTTTCAACTGATCGTGATCGGCGTCGGCATGTTCTTCTGCGCCGGGGCGAGCGGCCCGTCGGGTGCGATGGTGGCCAACCTCACGCCGCCGTCGATCCACGCATCGGCGTTCGCGACCCTGACGCTCGCGAACAACCTGCTGGGTCTGGCGCCCGCCGCCGTGCTCACGGGCATCATTGCCGACCGGCTGGGGCTGCTCGGCGCATTGCAGATCGTGCCGTTTGCGCCGCTCATCGCAGCGATCGCGTTTTTTATCGGCAAGCGGAACTACGCGAGCGACCTCGAGCGTCTGGATACGCTCCGTGAAGAGGCCGCACGGTGA
- a CDS encoding 3-keto-5-aminohexanoate cleavage protein, producing MQFLDDSLHPENQDKVVITTAPYGPEWMPADFPEDIPVTMDQQIQKAVDCYNAGATVLHLHVRELDGKGSKRLSKFNELIAGVRAAVPDMIIQVGGSISFAPENDGQAAKWLSDDTRHMLADLDPKPDQVTVAINTTQMNIMELLYPEYLAGTSLSNPAFMAAYSEMTVPAGPAWVEEHLRRLQASGIQPHFQLTGIHALETLERLVRKGVYKGPLNLTWIGIGGGFDGPNPFNFFNFVHRAPDGCTLTAESLLKNVLPFNMMAMSMGLHPRCGIEDTIIDQHGNRFTSVQQIEQCVRVARELGREIATGKEAREIYRIGVQYETADETLAANGMAPNRETGVRNLPLRAA from the coding sequence ATGCAGTTTCTCGACGATTCGCTCCACCCGGAGAACCAGGACAAGGTCGTCATCACCACGGCCCCGTACGGTCCGGAATGGATGCCGGCTGACTTCCCCGAAGACATTCCGGTGACGATGGATCAACAGATCCAGAAGGCCGTCGATTGCTACAACGCCGGCGCCACGGTGCTGCACCTGCACGTGCGTGAACTGGACGGCAAGGGCTCGAAGCGCCTGTCGAAGTTCAACGAACTGATCGCAGGTGTGCGTGCCGCCGTGCCCGACATGATCATCCAGGTGGGCGGCTCGATTTCGTTCGCACCGGAAAACGACGGACAGGCCGCGAAGTGGTTGTCCGACGATACGCGTCACATGCTGGCCGATCTCGACCCGAAGCCGGATCAGGTGACGGTCGCGATCAACACGACGCAGATGAACATCATGGAGTTGCTCTATCCGGAGTACCTGGCAGGCACCTCGCTGTCCAATCCGGCGTTCATGGCTGCGTACAGCGAGATGACCGTGCCTGCGGGCCCGGCATGGGTCGAAGAGCATCTGCGCCGTCTGCAGGCATCGGGCATTCAGCCGCACTTCCAGCTCACGGGCATTCACGCACTCGAAACGCTCGAGCGCCTCGTGCGCAAGGGCGTCTACAAAGGCCCGCTGAACCTGACGTGGATCGGCATCGGCGGCGGCTTCGACGGCCCGAATCCGTTCAACTTCTTCAATTTCGTGCATCGCGCGCCGGATGGCTGCACCCTGACTGCCGAGTCGTTGCTCAAGAACGTGTTGCCGTTCAACATGATGGCAATGTCGATGGGCCTGCATCCTCGCTGCGGTATCGAAGACACCATCATCGACCAGCACGGCAATCGCTTCACGTCCGTGCAGCAGATCGAGCAGTGCGTGCGCGTCGCGCGCGAACTCGGCCGTGAGATTGCCACGGGCAAGGAAGCGCGCGAGATCTACCGCATCGGCGTGCAGTACGAGACGGCCGATGAAACGCTCGCAGCCAACGGCATGGCGCCGAACCGCGAAACGGGCGTCAGGAATCTGCCGCTGCGCGCGGCGTGA
- a CDS encoding AraC family transcriptional regulator, producing METMLRSVAMGGYFDVTRRLGLNPFELVQQVGIDAAALANPEDRVPAAACCRLVELTAEKASCPTFALQMAETRQKFGTGVVNVLLAHKRTLREVLLAAAEYRHLLNEALAVYVENAGDTVTIREELVVEPGTPTRQSIELAVGVLARHASALLGDHWKPRTVHFAHAAPADLTFHRRFFGCSLQFGSDFNGFVCAAADLDYPNPAADPELVRYAESLATPLNAASTDSTALEARKAIYLLLPLEQATVELVARHLHLSVRTMQRQLESADTSFSTLVEEVRRELAVRYMSNPRYPVGRVAVLLGYSQQGSFTKWFTSQFRMTPRDWRNSRSK from the coding sequence ATGGAAACGATGCTGCGATCAGTGGCGATGGGCGGCTATTTCGATGTGACGCGGCGGCTCGGACTGAACCCGTTCGAGCTCGTGCAGCAGGTCGGGATCGATGCGGCAGCGCTGGCCAATCCGGAAGATCGCGTTCCCGCCGCCGCCTGCTGCCGGCTTGTCGAACTGACGGCCGAAAAGGCGTCATGTCCGACCTTCGCGCTGCAAATGGCGGAAACCCGCCAGAAGTTCGGGACGGGCGTGGTCAATGTTCTGCTCGCCCACAAACGCACATTGCGCGAGGTGTTGCTCGCCGCAGCCGAATACCGTCATCTGCTCAACGAAGCGCTGGCGGTCTACGTCGAAAACGCGGGCGACACGGTCACCATCCGGGAGGAACTCGTCGTCGAACCGGGCACCCCGACCCGACAGTCGATCGAACTGGCCGTCGGCGTCCTCGCGCGCCACGCCAGCGCCCTGCTCGGCGACCACTGGAAACCGCGCACCGTCCACTTTGCTCACGCCGCGCCCGCTGACCTGACGTTTCATCGACGGTTCTTCGGCTGCTCGCTGCAGTTTGGGAGCGACTTCAACGGCTTCGTCTGCGCGGCGGCCGATCTCGACTACCCGAATCCTGCCGCCGATCCCGAACTGGTGCGATACGCCGAAAGCCTCGCCACGCCACTGAATGCCGCGAGTACCGACTCCACTGCACTCGAAGCGCGCAAGGCGATCTACCTGCTGCTGCCGCTCGAACAGGCCACGGTCGAGCTGGTTGCGCGGCATCTGCATCTGAGCGTACGTACCATGCAGCGCCAGCTCGAATCGGCGGACACCAGCTTCTCGACGCTGGTCGAGGAGGTCCGGCGCGAACTGGCCGTGCGCTATATGAGCAATCCGCGTTATCCCGTCGGCCGGGTCGCGGTGTTGCTGGGCTACTCGCAACAGGGATCGTTCACGAAGTGGTTCACTTCGCAGTTTCGTATGACGCCGCGCGACTGGCGCAACAGCCGGTCGAAATGA
- a CDS encoding MaoC family dehydratase: MNELNGFDYEDLQPGMRASFAKTITEADILLFAGASGDMNAVHINEQFAQTTPFKGRIAHGMLTASIISATIAGRLPGPGTVYLGQNLRFKAPVRPGDTVHAEVTIKELIPEKRRVVMSTVCTVDGKVVIDGDALVMPTSRDSVGKTPTDLSVNKR, translated from the coding sequence ATGAACGAACTGAACGGTTTCGACTACGAAGACCTGCAACCTGGCATGCGCGCCAGCTTTGCCAAGACCATCACCGAGGCCGACATTCTGTTGTTCGCTGGTGCGTCGGGGGACATGAACGCGGTTCATATCAACGAGCAATTTGCGCAGACGACGCCGTTCAAGGGGCGCATCGCGCACGGCATGCTCACCGCGAGCATCATCTCGGCGACCATCGCCGGCCGGCTGCCGGGTCCGGGCACCGTGTATCTCGGGCAGAACCTCCGATTCAAAGCCCCCGTTCGCCCAGGCGACACGGTGCATGCAGAAGTGACCATCAAGGAACTGATCCCGGAGAAACGCCGCGTGGTGATGTCGACGGTCTGCACGGTCGACGGCAAAGTCGTGATCGATGGCGACGCGCTCGTCATGCCGACTTCGCGCGACAGCGTGGGCAAGACACCCACGGATCTTTCCGTGAATAAAAGGTAA
- the phaC gene encoding class I poly(R)-hydroxyalkanoic acid synthase — MKMLFSMPDEFATGLLASSFNFWRGLPLTNRPDMTVTDAEGNEIHPVESGAPSIMMRAQTRYWQQQTGLWSSVLTRALGAQPGTNPVVEPARGDRRFHGEEWSGNGWFGFLKENYLINAQMLEDMTEASALNEKEKHKLRFYMRQFIDLASPANFAATNPEVIRRALETSGSSLLAGFTHLLEDMKQGTISITDQSAFEVGRSVAVSEGSVVFENDLFQLIQYAPLTPTVAARPLVIVPPCINKFYILDLQPQNSFVRFATEQGHTVFMVSWRNADAQTAQTSWDDYLEHGVMKAIDVARTISRADQVNALGWCVGGTMLSSALAVMRANGDESVSSVTLLTSLLDFSEPGDLGVFIDEAGVAMREQSIGRGGLYPGRELGFTFQTLRANDLIWPYVVNNYLKGKTPAAFDLLYWNADTTNLPGPMYSWYLRNMYLENNLRVPGKLTMCGTAVDLQRIDMPSYLLATQEDHIVPWQSAWRSTQLLGGQVEFVLGASGHIAGVINPASKNKRSYWTSGESVSDADAWLASAEEQPGSWWNHWIVWLKQHAGEQVKARTRLGSTKHRPIEPAPGRYVKVRAD, encoded by the coding sequence ATGAAGATGTTATTTAGCATGCCAGACGAGTTCGCTACAGGCTTGCTCGCGTCCAGCTTCAATTTCTGGCGAGGACTGCCGCTTACCAACCGTCCCGACATGACCGTAACGGACGCCGAAGGTAACGAGATTCATCCCGTCGAGTCCGGCGCGCCGAGCATCATGATGCGTGCCCAGACCCGATACTGGCAACAGCAGACAGGGCTTTGGAGCAGCGTCTTGACCCGCGCGCTCGGCGCACAGCCGGGCACGAATCCGGTTGTGGAGCCTGCGCGTGGCGACCGGCGCTTTCATGGCGAAGAATGGTCCGGAAATGGCTGGTTTGGTTTTTTGAAGGAAAACTATCTGATCAACGCCCAGATGCTCGAAGACATGACCGAGGCGAGCGCGTTGAACGAGAAGGAAAAGCACAAGCTCCGCTTTTACATGCGGCAGTTTATCGACCTCGCGAGTCCTGCGAATTTTGCTGCAACGAATCCCGAAGTAATCCGGCGTGCGCTCGAAACCAGCGGCAGCAGTCTGCTGGCGGGCTTCACGCATCTGCTGGAGGATATGAAGCAAGGCACCATTTCGATCACTGATCAAAGCGCGTTCGAAGTGGGACGCAGCGTCGCCGTGTCCGAAGGGTCGGTGGTATTCGAGAACGATCTGTTTCAGCTGATCCAGTACGCACCGCTCACGCCAACGGTCGCGGCGCGCCCGCTGGTGATCGTCCCGCCTTGCATCAACAAGTTCTACATTCTCGACCTGCAGCCTCAGAACTCCTTTGTGCGCTTTGCCACTGAGCAGGGACACACCGTGTTCATGGTGTCATGGCGCAATGCAGACGCGCAGACGGCTCAAACCAGCTGGGACGACTATCTCGAACATGGCGTGATGAAGGCGATCGACGTCGCGCGCACCATCAGTCGCGCCGATCAGGTCAATGCGTTGGGCTGGTGCGTCGGCGGTACGATGCTGTCGTCCGCCCTCGCGGTGATGCGCGCCAATGGCGACGAGTCGGTATCCAGTGTGACCTTGTTGACGTCGTTGCTCGACTTCAGCGAACCGGGCGACCTCGGCGTATTCATCGACGAAGCGGGTGTCGCGATGCGCGAGCAGTCGATCGGCCGCGGTGGACTGTATCCGGGGCGCGAACTCGGCTTCACCTTCCAGACGCTACGCGCGAACGATCTGATCTGGCCGTACGTCGTGAACAACTATCTGAAAGGCAAGACACCGGCCGCGTTCGATCTGCTGTACTGGAACGCGGACACGACGAATCTGCCCGGGCCGATGTATAGCTGGTATCTGCGCAACATGTACCTCGAGAACAATCTGCGCGTGCCAGGCAAGCTCACGATGTGCGGCACGGCCGTCGATCTCCAGCGCATCGACATGCCCAGCTATCTGCTTGCGACGCAGGAGGATCACATCGTTCCATGGCAATCCGCGTGGCGCTCGACACAATTGCTGGGCGGTCAGGTCGAATTCGTGCTGGGGGCTAGCGGCCATATCGCTGGCGTCATCAATCCCGCTTCGAAGAACAAGCGCAGCTACTGGACGAGCGGCGAGTCTGTCAGCGACGCCGATGCATGGCTGGCGTCCGCCGAAGAACAGCCGGGTAGCTGGTGGAACCATTGGATCGTCTGGCTGAAGCAGCATGCGGGCGAACAGGTGAAAGCGCGCACGCGGCTGGGCAGCACGAAACACCGGCCGATCGAACCGGCGCCTGGCCGGTATGTGAAGGTGCGGGCGGACTAA
- a CDS encoding ABC transporter transmembrane domain-containing protein has translation MPDTAARTLRVAPLFALLPFLRPYAKRWALAFLALLTSAGATLALPVAFKYLIDRGFASGDRTHIDRYFIALFVVSLILAAATALRFYWVSWLGERVTADLRRAVYDHVMRMSPQYFETTQTGEVLSRLTTDTTLIQTVVGTSLSLGLRNVLLAVGGIAMLITTSPVLSGYIIATLVVVVAPIVIFGRRVRRLSRASQDKIANASALAGEVLNAMPTVQSYTQEAYEAKRFGGAVELAFDTALTRIRARASLTAVVIVFVFAAVVFVLWLGAQAVLAGHMTAGQLSQFILYAVFTAGAVGAVAEVWGDLQRAAGATERLLQLLAARSPVEEAKTTVPLPAQGDGIRFQDVSFSYPSRPGIAALSGFSLDVRPGEHVALVGPSGAGKTTLFQLLLRFYEPQSGDILINGVPTNQVSLASLRKAIGVVLQESVIFSGSVLDNIRYGMPDATLTQVQRAAEMAAAAGFIEELPQGYDTFLGERGVRLSGGQRQRLAIARAILKNPPILLLDEATSALDAASERLVQTALDNAALNRTTLVIAHRLATVQQADRIVVLDQGRIVAQGRHAELLQSSPLYAQLAALQFGELHGKPVERDILRAHVDSQ, from the coding sequence ATGCCCGATACCGCCGCGCGCACGTTACGTGTCGCTCCGCTTTTTGCCCTGCTGCCGTTCCTGCGTCCTTATGCGAAGCGCTGGGCGCTCGCGTTCCTGGCGCTCCTGACGTCGGCGGGCGCGACGCTGGCGTTACCGGTGGCGTTCAAGTACCTGATCGACCGTGGCTTTGCGAGCGGCGACCGCACGCATATCGATCGCTACTTCATCGCGCTCTTCGTGGTCTCGCTGATCCTCGCCGCTGCGACGGCGCTACGCTTCTATTGGGTGTCGTGGCTCGGCGAACGCGTCACGGCTGATTTGCGGCGTGCCGTCTACGACCACGTGATGCGGATGAGCCCGCAATACTTCGAGACCACGCAGACGGGCGAGGTGCTGTCGCGGCTCACCACCGACACCACACTGATCCAGACCGTGGTCGGCACGAGCCTGTCGCTTGGACTGCGCAATGTCCTGCTGGCCGTCGGCGGCATCGCGATGCTGATCACGACGAGCCCGGTGCTGTCCGGCTACATCATTGCGACGCTGGTCGTGGTGGTCGCGCCCATCGTGATCTTCGGACGGCGCGTGCGGCGGCTTTCGCGCGCGAGCCAGGACAAGATCGCGAACGCCAGCGCGCTGGCGGGTGAAGTGCTCAACGCGATGCCGACGGTGCAGTCGTACACGCAGGAGGCCTACGAGGCGAAGCGCTTCGGTGGCGCGGTAGAACTGGCCTTCGATACGGCACTCACACGCATTCGCGCTCGCGCGTCGCTGACGGCCGTGGTGATCGTGTTCGTCTTCGCCGCCGTGGTGTTCGTGCTGTGGCTGGGCGCGCAGGCGGTACTCGCTGGACACATGACTGCGGGCCAGTTGTCCCAGTTCATCCTGTATGCGGTGTTCACGGCGGGTGCCGTGGGAGCCGTCGCGGAAGTGTGGGGTGATCTGCAGCGGGCTGCCGGCGCAACGGAACGGCTACTGCAGCTGCTGGCCGCGCGTTCGCCGGTGGAAGAGGCCAAGACGACGGTGCCGCTGCCGGCACAGGGAGACGGCATCCGTTTCCAGGATGTCAGCTTCTCCTATCCGTCGCGTCCCGGCATCGCTGCGCTGTCGGGCTTCTCGCTCGATGTGCGACCGGGCGAGCATGTCGCGCTGGTCGGGCCGTCGGGCGCGGGCAAGACAACACTGTTTCAACTGCTTTTGCGCTTTTACGAACCGCAGTCCGGCGACATCCTGATCAACGGTGTGCCGACGAATCAGGTGTCGCTGGCTTCGTTGCGCAAGGCGATCGGCGTCGTGCTGCAGGAATCGGTGATCTTTTCGGGGAGCGTGCTCGACAACATCCGCTACGGGATGCCCGACGCAACGCTCACTCAGGTGCAGCGCGCCGCTGAGATGGCGGCAGCCGCCGGTTTTATCGAGGAACTGCCGCAAGGTTATGACACGTTCCTGGGGGAGCGCGGAGTGCGGCTGTCGGGCGGTCAGCGTCAGCGCCTTGCGATCGCGCGCGCCATTCTCAAGAACCCGCCCATCCTGCTGCTCGATGAGGCGACCAGCGCGCTCGATGCCGCGAGCGAACGGCTCGTGCAAACCGCGCTGGACAACGCCGCGCTGAACCGTACGACGCTCGTGATCGCGCATCGGCTCGCTACCGTGCAGCAAGCGGATCGTATCGTTGTGCTGGATCAGGGGCGCATCGTCGCGCAAGGGCGTCACGCAGAGCTTCTGCAGAGTTCGCCGCTGTATGCGCAGCTTGCGGCACTGCAGTTTGGCGAGCTGCACGGCAAGCCTGTGGAGCGCGACATCTTGCGTGCTCACGTCGACTCTCAGTGA
- a CDS encoding 4Fe-4S dicluster domain-containing protein, translated as MTRNATSACKQPPGVIVPKVDFTRCEGKADCAVVCPENVFDIRRIDAADYQTLRPLQRFKLRVHGMKVAYATRADACRACGHCVSACPEHAITLVKMR; from the coding sequence CTTCGGCCTGCAAACAGCCGCCCGGCGTGATCGTCCCCAAGGTCGATTTCACCCGTTGCGAAGGCAAGGCAGATTGCGCAGTTGTCTGCCCTGAAAACGTCTTCGATATCCGCCGTATCGATGCGGCCGATTACCAGACGCTCCGTCCATTACAACGTTTCAAGCTGCGCGTGCATGGCATGAAGGTCGCCTACGCGACGCGTGCAGACGCGTGCCGCGCATGCGGGCATTGTGTGTCGGCGTGTCCCGAGCACGCCATCACGCTCGTCAAGATGCGCTGA